One Acetobacterium sp. KB-1 DNA segment encodes these proteins:
- a CDS encoding sensor domain-containing diguanylate cyclase: protein MSKNMSVVNIDTMNEDNRKKLEEQSFEEAVLALTEKLELANSLLKTILETTHDFLVFGLDREYRYLSFNNRHKAMAKEQWGADITIGTRILDIIDNSEERENLKAFFDRVLAGEQFSSLEEYVGENESVVMGKNHWAPIKKSNGEIIGIVCFIQDVTENKNFIKDMLNEKNSLDQDMESLSFYDQLTGVYNRRFYEKELERMDNNQYYPLSIIFMNINGMSKVNNEYGHAVGDILMRKAVQVLKYGVRGDDVVARYEGDEFVVLMPRTEGAKVERALERFKKNMDEVKVQSIKLSVSFGFYTKYDEIDNIEDVIKTAQRQLERQKSIDYI, encoded by the coding sequence GTGAGTAAAAATATGAGCGTAGTTAATATTGATACAATGAATGAAGATAATCGAAAAAAGCTTGAAGAACAATCATTTGAAGAGGCTGTGCTAGCTTTGACTGAAAAGTTGGAGCTGGCAAATAGTCTGCTGAAGACCATTCTCGAAACCACTCATGATTTTCTGGTGTTTGGACTGGATCGGGAATACCGATACTTGAGTTTCAATAATCGACATAAAGCAATGGCGAAGGAACAATGGGGGGCTGACATCACCATTGGCACAAGAATTTTAGACATCATCGATAACTCTGAAGAACGTGAGAATTTAAAGGCTTTTTTTGATCGGGTTCTGGCAGGTGAACAATTTTCATCTCTTGAAGAATACGTGGGTGAAAATGAAAGTGTAGTTATGGGGAAAAATCATTGGGCTCCAATCAAAAAGAGCAATGGTGAGATTATCGGTATTGTTTGTTTTATTCAGGATGTGACAGAAAACAAGAATTTCATAAAAGATATGCTAAATGAAAAAAATAGTCTGGATCAGGATATGGAATCACTTTCTTTTTATGACCAACTAACTGGCGTATACAATCGTAGATTCTATGAAAAAGAACTTGAGCGAATGGATAATAATCAGTATTACCCACTATCAATCATTTTTATGAACATTAATGGGATGTCCAAAGTCAATAATGAGTATGGTCACGCAGTAGGCGATATTCTAATGAGAAAAGCGGTTCAGGTGCTTAAATACGGTGTTCGGGGAGATGATGTTGTTGCCCGTTACGAAGGTGATGAATTTGTTGTATTGATGCCACGAACTGAAGGTGCTAAGGTTGAACGAGCGTTAGAACGATTTAAAAAGAATATGGATGAGGTTAAAGTTCAATCCATAAAATTATCGGTTTCCTTTGGATTTTATACTAAGTATGATGAGATCGACAATATTGAAGATGTAATAAAAACCGCACAAAGACAACTGGAAAGACAAAAATCGATAGATTA